The following nucleotide sequence is from Pseudonocardia abyssalis.
CACACGCAGGGCCGCGAGCCGGCCACGGCACCGCCGTCGACCGTCCCGGCCAGCCCGGAGCTGCTCGACGCCTACCACCCGGACGCGTTCGACGAGGCCGTCGGCGCGGGCGGCACCGTGCTGCCGCACTACGGCTTCCTCTTCCGCGCACTCGACCGGATGGGTCCCCGCGGGATGGCGGCGGCCGAGGGCGCGCTGCAGGCCGAGCAGAAGGCCCGCGGTGTCACCTTCCGGCTCGGCGACGGCGAGCCGGACCGGCTGTTCCCGCTCGACCTGGTACCCCGCATCGTCACCGCGGAGGACTGGGCCGGGCTCAGTGCCGGACTGGTGCAGCGCGTCCGGGCGCTGGAGGCGTTCGTCCGCGACGTCTACGGCGAGCGGCGGATCGTCGCCGACGGCGTCGTCCCGGCCTCGGTCGTCGAGCACGCCCCGGGGTGGACCTGGCTCGGCACGCTGTCCCCCGCCGACGCGGTCCGGATCGCGGTGGCGGGCATCGACCTGGTGCGCGACGGCGCCGACCACTGGGTCGTGCTGGAGGACAACCTCCGCGTCCCGTCCGGGATCGGGTACTCCATCACGAGCAGGCGCCTGATCCGCAGCGTGATGCCCGACATCGAGCCGCCCGCGGGCGTCGTCGGGCTGGAGTCGGTGCCGGGGAGCCTGCGCGCCGCGCTGTTCTCGGCCACCGACTCCCCCGACGCCGACGGCGTGGCCGTGCTGTCCTCCGGCCCGGCCGACTCGGCGTTCTACGAGCACCGGCTCCTCGCCGAGCAGATGGGCGTCGCTCTGGTGACGTCGCGCGACCTGCAGGTCACCGAGGACGGGGTGTTCCTCGTGGGCGCGGGCGCCCCCCGGCGGCTCACCGCGCTCTACCGCCGCCTCGACGAGCGCACGCTGATGACCGCGCGCGGCCCCGACCAGCGGCCGATCGGCCGCGCGGTGGGCAACGCCGTCAAGAACGGGAAGGTCGCGCTGCTCAACGCGCTGGGCAACGGCGTGGCCGACGACAAGCTCGTCTACGCCTACGTGCCGGACATGATCCGCTACTACCTCGGCGAGCCGGTGCTGCTCGACAACGTCCCGACCTACCCCTGCGTCGACCCCGAGCGCCGGGCGGAGGTCCTCGACCGGCTCGACGAGCTCGTGCTCAAGCCCGTCGACGGGTACGGCGGGCAGGGCATCGTGATCGGCCCGCACGCCGGGGTGGGTGAACTGACCGAGGTCTCCGCCGCGATCCGCGCGAACCCCGCCGGCTGGGTTGCCCAGGACCTCGTGGCCCTGTCGACCCATCCCACCTTCGCGGGCGACAAGCTCGAGCCCCGGGCCGTCGACCTGCGGGCGTTCGTGCTGCAGTCACACACCGGCGGCGCCCCGGCGATCGAGGTCCTCCCCGCGGCGCTGAGCCGCGTCGCCCCGGCCGGCAGCATGATCGTGAACTCGTCACGGGGTGGCGGGGCGAAGGACACCTGGGTCCTGCGCTGACGACGACGTTCCCGTGGTGCCGGTGCGCGCGGCCGGCACCGCACCACCGTCGCGCGGACCGCACCGCCGCCGGAACAGCGGTGCGGTCCGCATGACGAAGGTGCGGTCCCGGTGGTCGCGGCCGACCGCGCCCTCGCCGGGATCACGGGGATCCCCGTCGTCCGGTGACGACCTCCCCGCGTCACACGGCCGTAACAATCGGCGGAGACGCTGTGCGGCATGTGCGGCATCGCGGGAGAGATCAGCTGGACGGGTGCCGCGGACGTGGAGGCGGTCGCCCGGATCACCGCGGCGCTGGCCCCGCGCGGGCCCGACGGCTCGGGCGTGCACGCCGCCGGGGCGATCGCGCTGGGCCACCGCCGCCTGAAGATCATCGACCTGTCCGAGCGCGGCGCGCAGCCGATGGTCGACCCCGAGCTGGGGCTGACGGCGGTGTTCAACGGCTGCATCTACAACTACCGCGAGCTGCGCGCCGAGCTGGAGGGCCACGGGTACCGGTTCTTCTCCGAGTCCGACACCGAGGTGCTGCTCAAGGCGTTCCACCGGTGGGGCGCGGGGTGCGTCGAGCACTTCCTGGGGATGTTCGCGTTCGCCGTCGCCGAGCGCGACACCGGCGTGCTGACACTGGGCCGCGACCGCCTGGGCATCAAGCCGCTCTACCTGACGGAGAGCCCTGCGTCGGGATCGGGAGGGCGGCTGCGGTTCGCCTCGACGCTGCCGGCGCTGCTCGCGGGTGGTGGGGTCGACACGTCGATCGACCCGGTCGCGCTGCACCACTACATGAGCTTCCACGCGATCGTGCCCGCCCCGCGCACGATCCTCACCGGGGTGCGCAAGCTGCCGCCCGCCACCGTCCGCACGATCGGGCCCGACGGGTCCTCGACCGAGCACGTGTACTGGCGCCCGTCGCACACCCGTCGCCCCGAGCACGCCGGGATGGACGCCCGCGACTGGGCCGACGCCGTACTGGAGTCGCTGCGGGTCGCCGTGCGCCGCCGGATGGTCGCCGACGTGCCGGTCGGCGTGCTGCTCTCCGGCGGGCTCGATTCCTCGCTGGTCGTGGCCCTGCTCGCGGAGGAGGGGCAGACCGGGCTCAAGACGTTCAGCGTCGGGTTCCACGCCGCGGGCGGCGAGTCCGGCGACGAGTTCGTCTACTCCGACCTGGTCGCCGAGCACTACGCCACCGACCACCGGCAGATCCTCGTCGACCCCGCGCGGATGCTGCCCGCCGTCGACGCGGCGGTCACCGCGATGGCCGAGCCGATGGTCAGCCACGACTGCGTCGCGTTCCACCTGCTCTCCGAGGAGGTCGCGCGCGACGTCACCGTGGTGCAGTCCGGGCAGGGCGCCGACGAGGTGCTGGCCGGCTACAGCTGGTACCCGCCGCTGGCCGGGGTGCCGCGCGAGCGCGCCGTCGACGCCTACCTGGCCGGGTTCGCCGACCGCCCGCACGCCGACATGGCCTCCATACTGCAGTCCGACTGGCTGCTCGACCACGACCCGAGCCGCGCGTTCGTCGCCGCCCACTTCGCCGAGCCCGGCGCCGACGACACACTCGACGCCGCACTGCGCATCGACTCGACGATCATGCTGGTGGACGACCCGGTGAAGCGCGTCGACAACATGACGATGGCCTGGGGGCTGGAGGCGCGCGTCCCGTTCCTCGACCACGAGTTCGTCGAGCTCGCCGCGGCGTGCCCGCCGGAGCACAAGCTCGCGCTCGGGGGCAAGGGTGTGTTGAAGGCCGCAGGCCGCGGGGTGGTGCCCGACGGCATCATCGACCGGCCCAAGGGATACTTCCCGGTACCGGCGATCCGGCACCTCGCGGGCCCGTTCCTCGACCGCGTGCGCGACGCCGTGACCGACCCCGTGGCCGTCCGCCGGGGGCTCGTGCGGCCCGACTGGATCGCCGCGATGCTCGCCGACCCCAACACGACCCGCACCAACCTGGGCTCCAACGCGTTGTGGCAGGTAGCACTGCTGGAGATGTGGTTGCAGGAGAGGGGGATCTGATCGGTGAACACCCACACCTACACCTACACCGACGCCGTCCCCGCGCCGGACGGCACGTCACTGGCCTGGGTCTCCGACGCCTCGGGCCGCCCGCGCGCCTGGACGGGCGCCTTCGACGGCTCCGCGGTGACCGGCCCGCCGCGCCCGGTGCCCGCGTTCGACGAGGACGTCCAGGCGCTGAGCTGGTCGCCTGACGGCCGGTGGCTCGCCGCGCAGCTCGCCCCCGGCGGCGGGGAGCGCACGCGGGTCCGCCTGATCGGGCCCGACGGGCCCGTCGACATCGCCCCCGCCGCGCGCGCCGTCACGCTCGGAGCCTGGTCACCGGGTGGGTGGCGGCTCGGCGTCACGATCTTCGGCGACGACGGCGACGGCCAGGCCTGCCTGGTCGACGTCCGCGACGGCACCTCCACGGTGCTCGCCTCCGGCCCGGCCGCGCGGGTGTGCGCGGTGAGCAGCGACGGGCGACGTGCAGTGGTCCGGCTCGGCCGCCGCGGCGCGCGCGAGCTGGAGCTCGTCGACCTGCGGTCGGGCCTGCGCACGCCGCTGCTGCCCGGCGGCGGGGCGGTCGTCGCCGACGCGCGGTTCGACCGCACCCGCCTCTACGTCCACACCGACGCCGGGCACGACCGTCCGGTGCTGATGGCGCTGGACCTGCGCGGCCGCTCGGCCCCCCGGCTGATCGCCGCCCGCGACGACGCCGACCTCGACGGCGTCGCGCTCGACCCCGAGGCCGCCCGCGTCACGCTCGTCTGGAACGTCGACGGGCGCAGCGAGCTGGAGCTGCTCGACCTGCGCTCCGGGCGCGCGGAGACCGTGGCGCCGCCACCCGGTGACGTCGTCACGTCCGTCGCGTTCACCCGCGACGGGCGCGCGCTGCTGGTCGGCAGCGAGGGGCCGTCGGTCCCGCCGCGGATCTCGCACGTCCCGCTGTGGCCCGGCGGGGTCGCGGCGCCGCTGCTCGCCGACCCCTCTCCTCCCGGGCTGGTGGAGCCGGACCTGGAGCACTTCACCGGCGAGGACGGGCTCCCGCTGACGGGCTGGCTGTTCCGCCCGCGCACGACCCCCGGCCCCGTCCCGGTGCTGCTCTGGCTGCACGGCGGGCCGGAGTGGCAGGAACGGCCGGTGTACGCGCCGCTGTTCCAGGCCCTGCTCGCGGCCGGGATCGCGGTGTTCGCGCCGAACGTGCGCGGGTCGACCGGGTACGGGCGCGCGTTCGTCGCGGCCGACGACGGGCCGCGACGGCACGTCGCGATCACCGACGTCCGCGCGGCCGTCGGGTTCCTCGTCGACTCCGGGCACGCCGACCCCGACCGCGTCGGCGTCGCGGGCCGGTCCTACGGCGGGTACCTGACGCTCGTCGCGCTGGCCTGGTTCCCGGAGCTGTTCGTCGTCGGCGTCGACGTGTGCGGCATGTCCGACCTGCACACCTTCTACCGCGACACCGAGCCGTGGATCGCGGTCTCGGCCACCACGGAGTACGGCGACCCGGCCCACGACGCGGCCCTGCTGCGCGATCTCTCCCCGCTGCACCGGGCCGACGCGATCACCGCGCCGCTGCTCGTGGTGCACGGCGAGCACGACACGAACGTCCCGCTCGGGGAGGCGACACAGATCGTCGAGGCGCTGCGGGATCGGGGACGGGCGCCGGGGTTCCTGCTGTTCA
It contains:
- a CDS encoding carboxylate--amine ligase/circularly permuted type 2 ATP-grasp protein, whose translation is MTALPLLGAEEEFHVVDLETRRSAPEVESLLARLDGAEFAPELQRSLVETNTPVCATLDDLRHHLRRLRATLESVAEPLGLGVVAAGTVPLADEGDAISAGARYERMQHEYQLLVSEQHICGAQVHVDVPDRDVAVQVVRRVAPYLPILLAVSASSPYWRGRDSGYASFRSMVWSRWPTAGPPGDVETAADYDAMVAELIASGTISDPGMVYFDIRPSAHLPTVELRVCDACPQVDDVVLIAGLFRALVGKARADLDAGLPLPASRHELLRAASWRAARSGLEGDLVDLSGPALVSPPILVGQLVRYLRPQLEDLGDWEQVLDLSQATLARGSAAARQRRAYGRRGEFTDVVDALLAHTQGREPATAPPSTVPASPELLDAYHPDAFDEAVGAGGTVLPHYGFLFRALDRMGPRGMAAAEGALQAEQKARGVTFRLGDGEPDRLFPLDLVPRIVTAEDWAGLSAGLVQRVRALEAFVRDVYGERRIVADGVVPASVVEHAPGWTWLGTLSPADAVRIAVAGIDLVRDGADHWVVLEDNLRVPSGIGYSITSRRLIRSVMPDIEPPAGVVGLESVPGSLRAALFSATDSPDADGVAVLSSGPADSAFYEHRLLAEQMGVALVTSRDLQVTEDGVFLVGAGAPRRLTALYRRLDERTLMTARGPDQRPIGRAVGNAVKNGKVALLNALGNGVADDKLVYAYVPDMIRYYLGEPVLLDNVPTYPCVDPERRAEVLDRLDELVLKPVDGYGGQGIVIGPHAGVGELTEVSAAIRANPAGWVAQDLVALSTHPTFAGDKLEPRAVDLRAFVLQSHTGGAPAIEVLPAALSRVAPAGSMIVNSSRGGGAKDTWVLR
- a CDS encoding N-acetylglutaminylglutamine amidotransferase, translated to MCGIAGEISWTGAADVEAVARITAALAPRGPDGSGVHAAGAIALGHRRLKIIDLSERGAQPMVDPELGLTAVFNGCIYNYRELRAELEGHGYRFFSESDTEVLLKAFHRWGAGCVEHFLGMFAFAVAERDTGVLTLGRDRLGIKPLYLTESPASGSGGRLRFASTLPALLAGGGVDTSIDPVALHHYMSFHAIVPAPRTILTGVRKLPPATVRTIGPDGSSTEHVYWRPSHTRRPEHAGMDARDWADAVLESLRVAVRRRMVADVPVGVLLSGGLDSSLVVALLAEEGQTGLKTFSVGFHAAGGESGDEFVYSDLVAEHYATDHRQILVDPARMLPAVDAAVTAMAEPMVSHDCVAFHLLSEEVARDVTVVQSGQGADEVLAGYSWYPPLAGVPRERAVDAYLAGFADRPHADMASILQSDWLLDHDPSRAFVAAHFAEPGADDTLDAALRIDSTIMLVDDPVKRVDNMTMAWGLEARVPFLDHEFVELAAACPPEHKLALGGKGVLKAAGRGVVPDGIIDRPKGYFPVPAIRHLAGPFLDRVRDAVTDPVAVRRGLVRPDWIAAMLADPNTTRTNLGSNALWQVALLEMWLQERGI
- a CDS encoding S9 family peptidase codes for the protein MNTHTYTYTDAVPAPDGTSLAWVSDASGRPRAWTGAFDGSAVTGPPRPVPAFDEDVQALSWSPDGRWLAAQLAPGGGERTRVRLIGPDGPVDIAPAARAVTLGAWSPGGWRLGVTIFGDDGDGQACLVDVRDGTSTVLASGPAARVCAVSSDGRRAVVRLGRRGARELELVDLRSGLRTPLLPGGGAVVADARFDRTRLYVHTDAGHDRPVLMALDLRGRSAPRLIAARDDADLDGVALDPEAARVTLVWNVDGRSELELLDLRSGRAETVAPPPGDVVTSVAFTRDGRALLVGSEGPSVPPRISHVPLWPGGVAAPLLADPSPPGLVEPDLEHFTGEDGLPLTGWLFRPRTTPGPVPVLLWLHGGPEWQERPVYAPLFQALLAAGIAVFAPNVRGSTGYGRAFVAADDGPRRHVAITDVRAAVGFLVDSGHADPDRVGVAGRSYGGYLTLVALAWFPELFVVGVDVCGMSDLHTFYRDTEPWIAVSATTEYGDPAHDAALLRDLSPLHRADAITAPLLVVHGEHDTNVPLGEATQIVEALRDRGRAPGFLLFTGEGHEVRGVENRERFVDEVVRWVSGPLLDTAEETRAG